One Micromonospora sp. WMMD812 genomic window carries:
- a CDS encoding LUD domain-containing protein, whose translation MTTSRDLVLGRLRAARGPAPTGAADPPRDYRPAGAAVDLDLLVERLVDYRATVHRCVDAEVAEVVDAILAGRRVVVPSGLPRRWLPASVEVVTDDNLTAERLAAVDGVVTAAAVAVAETGTVVLDGAEDQGRRIVSLLPDVHVCVLRADQVVAGVPDAVARLDPRRPLTWISGPSATSDIELNRVEGVHGPRNLHVVIVPATT comes from the coding sequence CGCGGCCCGTGGCCCGGCGCCGACCGGCGCGGCCGACCCGCCCCGGGACTATCGGCCCGCCGGCGCGGCGGTCGACCTCGACCTGCTCGTGGAGCGCCTCGTCGACTACCGGGCCACCGTGCACCGCTGCGTGGACGCCGAGGTGGCGGAGGTGGTGGACGCGATCCTCGCCGGCCGGCGGGTCGTGGTGCCGTCGGGTCTGCCCCGCCGGTGGCTGCCCGCCAGCGTCGAGGTCGTGACCGACGACAACCTCACCGCGGAGCGGTTGGCCGCCGTCGACGGGGTGGTGACCGCGGCCGCCGTCGCCGTCGCCGAGACCGGCACCGTCGTCCTCGACGGCGCCGAGGACCAGGGCCGGCGCATCGTCTCGCTCCTGCCCGACGTGCACGTCTGCGTGCTGCGCGCCGACCAGGTCGTCGCCGGGGTCCCGGACGCCGTCGCCCGACTCGACCCGCGCCGCCCGCTGACCTGGATCAGCGGGCCCTCCGCCACCAGCGACATCGAACTCAACCGGGTCGAGGGTGTGCACGGCCCCCGGAACCTGCATGTGGTCATCGTGCCAGCCACGACGTGA
- a CDS encoding GMC family oxidoreductase N-terminal domain-containing protein translates to MEEFDYIIVGAGSAGCVLANRLTEDRGTRVLLIEAGGWDRSPFVRVPKGFSRLMDDPRTAWHYPAEVAPGQHETWQRGRLVGGSSSINGMIYARGDRLDYDGLERRGNPGWGWDTMLPIFKQLEDNPLGASEVRGAAGPLRLSSATGTDDLCEETIAAGAELGWRRTDDLNADDGERIGYVTATIRDGRRSSAADAFLHPVRYRPNLTVTVRTVVLRVLVDGGRAIGVRARRDGRTVDYAAAAEVVLAAGAIATPQLLQVSGIGPADTLRDVGVTVLLDRPRVGAGMREHRPMVAQFRLATRGGYNPTLSSPLGQGRAALRYLLTRRGPLALPVHDVGAYFRSGPDTEHPDAQLLMAPFSAAPRRPGQALELERESGLMGLVTVTRPDSEGILAITSADPESPPRIVANYFGTAHDRRVAVAAFRRMRELFATGPIAKRISAETLPGPAVQDDDEIIAAALEHGYCGYHAVGTCAMGPDDDSVVDPQLRVRGVDGLRVADASVLPVLVSGYLNAPVMALAWRAADLIRAA, encoded by the coding sequence GTGGAGGAGTTCGACTACATCATCGTCGGTGCCGGCTCGGCCGGGTGCGTGCTGGCCAACCGGTTGACCGAGGATCGGGGCACCCGGGTGCTGCTGATCGAGGCCGGCGGATGGGACCGCAGCCCCTTCGTCCGCGTCCCCAAGGGCTTCAGCCGGCTGATGGACGATCCGCGTACCGCCTGGCACTATCCCGCCGAGGTGGCGCCCGGGCAGCACGAGACCTGGCAACGAGGTCGTTTGGTCGGCGGCTCCAGCTCGATCAACGGGATGATCTACGCCCGCGGCGACCGGCTCGACTACGACGGCCTGGAGCGCCGCGGAAACCCCGGCTGGGGCTGGGACACCATGCTGCCGATCTTCAAACAGCTGGAGGACAACCCACTCGGCGCCTCCGAGGTCCGCGGCGCCGCTGGGCCGCTGCGGCTGTCCAGCGCGACCGGCACCGACGACCTGTGCGAGGAGACGATCGCCGCCGGCGCCGAGCTGGGGTGGCGCCGAACCGACGACCTGAACGCCGACGACGGCGAGCGGATCGGCTACGTCACGGCGACCATTCGCGACGGCCGCCGGTCCAGCGCCGCCGACGCGTTCCTGCACCCGGTGCGCTACCGGCCCAACCTGACCGTCACGGTACGCACGGTCGTGCTCCGCGTCCTCGTCGACGGCGGCCGGGCGATCGGGGTGCGCGCCCGCCGCGACGGCCGGACGGTCGACTACGCCGCCGCCGCCGAGGTCGTCCTCGCCGCCGGCGCGATCGCCACACCACAGTTGTTGCAGGTCTCCGGCATCGGTCCCGCCGACACCCTGCGCGACGTTGGAGTGACGGTGCTGCTCGACCGGCCCCGGGTGGGCGCCGGCATGCGAGAGCACCGGCCGATGGTGGCGCAGTTCCGGCTCGCCACCAGAGGCGGCTACAACCCGACGCTCAGCAGCCCGCTCGGGCAGGGCCGGGCCGCGCTGCGCTACCTGCTCACCCGGCGTGGGCCCCTCGCGCTGCCGGTGCACGACGTCGGGGCGTACTTCCGGTCCGGTCCCGACACCGAGCATCCGGACGCGCAGTTGCTGATGGCACCCTTCTCGGCTGCGCCGCGACGCCCCGGCCAGGCGCTGGAGTTGGAGCGCGAGTCGGGGCTGATGGGCCTGGTCACGGTCACCCGGCCGGACAGCGAGGGGATCCTGGCCATCACCTCGGCCGATCCGGAGAGTCCACCCCGGATCGTCGCCAACTACTTCGGCACCGCGCACGACCGCCGCGTCGCGGTCGCCGCCTTCCGGCGGATGCGCGAGCTGTTCGCCACCGGGCCGATCGCCAAACGGATCTCCGCCGAGACGCTGCCCGGTCCGGCCGTCCAGGACGACGACGAGATCATCGCGGCGGCGCTGGAACACGGCTACTGCGGCTACCACGCCGTCGGCACCTGCGCGATGGGCCCGGACGACGACTCCGTGGTCGACCCCCAGCTGCGGGTACGCGGCGTCGACGGCCTGCGCGTCGCCGACGCCTCCGTGCTGCCGGTTCTGGTCTCGGGTTACCTCAACGCCCCGGTGATGGCGCTGGCCTGGCGGGCCGCCGACCTGATCCGCGCCGCCTAG
- a CDS encoding TetR/AcrR family transcriptional regulator — translation MGHREQLLAGAKRSLYERGYARTTARDIVAASGTNLASIGYHFGSKEALLTAAMIEAMNDWGDTLQRRLEVDERLPPPDRLRALCDQVIAAIRDDRALWAASVDVFTQTDHQPDLRARIAAAYEAARPWFGALVAGGPDERSPQGQDTARAVGSLVLALISGLTVQWLLDPEHAPTGADLALAVRAVAEAGG, via the coding sequence GTGGGACATCGAGAGCAGCTCCTCGCCGGCGCCAAGCGCTCCCTCTACGAGCGCGGCTACGCCCGCACGACGGCGCGGGACATCGTGGCCGCCTCGGGCACCAACCTGGCCTCCATCGGCTACCACTTCGGTTCCAAGGAGGCGCTGCTGACCGCCGCCATGATCGAGGCGATGAACGACTGGGGCGACACCCTCCAACGGCGCCTCGAGGTCGACGAGCGCCTCCCCCCGCCGGACCGGCTCCGCGCCCTGTGCGACCAGGTCATCGCCGCTATCAGGGACGACCGGGCACTCTGGGCGGCCAGCGTCGACGTGTTCACGCAGACCGACCACCAGCCGGACCTGCGCGCCCGGATCGCCGCCGCGTACGAGGCCGCCCGGCCATGGTTCGGCGCGCTGGTCGCGGGTGGGCCGGACGAGCGGTCGCCGCAGGGGCAGGACACGGCGCGGGCCGTCGGCTCGCTGGTCCTCGCCCTGATCAGCGGGCTCACCGTGCAGTGGCTGCTCGACCCGGAGCACGCGCCCACCGGCGCCGACCTGGCCCTGGCCGTACGGGCCGTGGCGGAGGCCGGCGGCTGA
- a CDS encoding DUF418 domain-containing protein produces MTSPTHQLPTQSTETSARTTPARLRDVDALRGFALFGILVVNIAFFATAYPWHGIDDPAYASTLDGAVRATVVLLFELKFYLLFSFLFGYSFTLQLASAERRGAAFVPRFLRRLAGLFLLGAAHALLFFHGDILTTYALLGVVLLLARRIRPRTALIWAGVLIGLVALQLAGAALTGASLATDPAAALAEGRESTEALAGSPATVIGEHLRSMPQMLLGLASLQAPIALAAFLVGLAAGKRAVLADGDRHTRLWRVLCWVGYPVGLAGAVLFASTGGTTGLDPVALAVTVVTAPLLAAAYVATLYRIFPTRAGGRLSRALAPAGRMALSNYLGQSVICAIVFTGWGFGLIGHVSPLAAVGIAAAIFAAQVVASDAWLRRHHYGPVEWLLRALTNAALPPWRRVEGA; encoded by the coding sequence ATGACGAGCCCGACGCACCAGCTTCCGACGCAGAGCACGGAGACCTCCGCCCGCACCACGCCCGCCCGGCTGCGCGACGTCGACGCCCTGCGCGGCTTCGCCCTGTTCGGCATCCTCGTGGTCAACATCGCCTTCTTCGCCACCGCCTACCCGTGGCACGGCATCGACGACCCGGCCTACGCGTCCACCCTCGACGGTGCGGTGCGCGCGACCGTGGTCCTGCTCTTCGAGCTGAAGTTCTACCTGCTCTTCTCCTTCCTGTTCGGCTACAGCTTCACGCTCCAGCTCGCCTCCGCCGAGCGGCGCGGCGCGGCGTTCGTGCCGCGCTTCCTGCGGCGGCTGGCCGGCCTGTTCCTGCTCGGCGCCGCGCACGCCCTGCTGTTCTTCCACGGCGACATCCTGACCACGTACGCCCTGCTCGGCGTGGTCCTGCTGCTCGCCCGCCGGATCCGCCCGCGCACCGCGTTGATCTGGGCCGGCGTCCTGATCGGCCTGGTCGCCCTGCAACTCGCCGGGGCCGCCCTCACCGGTGCGAGCCTCGCCACCGACCCGGCCGCCGCTCTCGCCGAGGGGCGGGAGTCGACCGAGGCGCTCGCCGGCAGCCCGGCCACCGTGATCGGCGAGCACCTGCGGTCCATGCCGCAGATGCTGCTCGGCCTGGCGTCGCTGCAGGCGCCGATCGCCCTGGCCGCGTTCCTCGTCGGGCTCGCCGCCGGCAAGCGCGCCGTCCTGGCCGACGGCGACCGGCACACCCGACTCTGGCGGGTGCTGTGCTGGGTCGGCTACCCGGTGGGGCTGGCCGGCGCGGTGCTCTTCGCCAGCACCGGCGGCACCACCGGGCTGGACCCGGTGGCGCTGGCCGTCACCGTCGTGACGGCGCCGTTGCTCGCCGCCGCGTACGTGGCGACCCTGTACCGGATCTTCCCCACCCGGGCGGGCGGTCGGCTCTCCCGGGCGCTGGCCCCGGCCGGACGGATGGCCCTGTCCAACTACCTCGGCCAGTCGGTGATCTGCGCGATCGTGTTCACCGGCTGGGGCTTCGGCCTGATCGGCCACGTGTCACCCCTGGCCGCCGTCGGGATCGCCGCCGCCATCTTCGCGGCGCAGGTGGTCGCCAGCGACGCGTGGCTACGGCGGCACCACTACGGCCCGGTCGAGTGGCTGCTGCGGGCGCTCACCAACGCCGCGCTGCCGCCCTGGCGGCGCGTCGAGGGGGCCTAG
- a CDS encoding CapA family protein: MPATAVLVIAALVAGCQTPEPESVRSPSTPSASAATSAGPPTTLTVVAAGDLLVHPALSEQAAADARRAGRAGHDFTQVLAGVRPRVSAADLAICHMETPLAEPDGPFTGWPNFSVPPELADAAAWAGFDACSTASNHSLDTGVEGIARTLDNLDRVGLRHTGMARTAAEARRPSVLDVKGVKVGHLSYTLSFNGIPLPAGRPWAANLIDADAILAEARRAREAGAEIVILSMHWGTEYQHEPNADQVDLAEQLLASPDIDLIVGHHVHVVQPFEKVAGKWVAYGMGNLTTRFADGSPEKTQDAVVPEFTFTRSAADRWQVTDVTVLPTWMEYRPLARVVDLTAASVDPAVPTWRRAQYAAIVRRIAGFIDERGAFAAGLRMPH, from the coding sequence ATGCCCGCCACTGCGGTGCTGGTGATCGCCGCGCTGGTGGCGGGCTGCCAGACACCTGAGCCGGAGTCGGTCCGCTCGCCGTCCACGCCGTCCGCCTCGGCGGCCACCAGCGCGGGCCCGCCGACCACCCTGACCGTGGTCGCGGCCGGCGATCTGCTCGTCCACCCGGCGCTCAGCGAGCAGGCCGCCGCCGACGCTCGCCGGGCGGGACGCGCCGGGCACGACTTCACCCAGGTGCTGGCCGGGGTCCGCCCCCGGGTGAGCGCCGCGGACCTGGCCATCTGTCACATGGAGACGCCGCTGGCCGAACCGGACGGACCGTTCACCGGCTGGCCGAACTTCAGCGTGCCGCCGGAACTGGCCGACGCCGCCGCCTGGGCCGGCTTCGACGCCTGCTCCACCGCGTCCAACCACTCGCTGGACACCGGCGTCGAGGGCATCGCCCGTACGCTCGACAACCTGGACCGGGTCGGGTTGCGGCACACCGGAATGGCCCGCACCGCCGCGGAGGCCCGCCGCCCGAGCGTGTTGGACGTCAAGGGCGTCAAGGTCGGGCACCTGTCGTACACGCTGAGCTTCAACGGCATCCCGCTGCCGGCGGGGCGGCCGTGGGCGGCCAACCTGATCGACGCGGACGCCATTCTCGCCGAGGCCCGCCGGGCCCGGGAAGCCGGCGCGGAGATCGTCATCCTGTCGATGCACTGGGGCACGGAGTACCAACACGAACCGAACGCCGATCAGGTCGACCTCGCCGAGCAACTGCTCGCCTCGCCGGACATCGACCTGATCGTCGGCCACCACGTGCACGTGGTGCAGCCGTTCGAGAAGGTGGCCGGCAAGTGGGTCGCCTACGGCATGGGCAACCTGACCACCCGGTTCGCCGACGGGTCGCCGGAGAAGACCCAGGACGCGGTCGTCCCGGAGTTCACCTTCACCCGTTCCGCCGCCGACCGGTGGCAGGTCACCGACGTGACCGTGCTGCCCACCTGGATGGAGTACCGCCCGCTCGCCCGGGTGGTCGACCTGACCGCCGCGTCGGTCGACCCGGCGGTGCCCACCTGGCGGCGCGCGCAGTACGCCGCGATCGTCCGGCGGATCGCCGGGTTCATCGACGAGCGGGGCGCCTTCGCCGCCGGGCTGCGCATGCCGCACTGA
- a CDS encoding FCD domain-containing protein, whose translation MDRSSSVVVPAQATVVEAGLHARVLEHLGTAICGGDVAAGSVLNIDDLVERYAVSRSVVREVLRVLAAMGLIETRRRVGVLIRSANDWNVFDPQVIRWRLASAGRMAQLRSITELRTAVEPHAAWLAAGRVDHDEASDLVGLAAKMWAAGKAGDEERFLRLDIEFHRRVLLASGNEMFVKLQELVAEVLTGRHHYHLMPHHPHEQALQLHADVAQAIQRRDGDRARAAMVQIMEQAFDEMKSLWERSGEPERP comes from the coding sequence GTGGACCGGTCCTCCTCAGTGGTCGTTCCCGCCCAGGCGACCGTGGTCGAGGCCGGGCTGCACGCACGCGTCCTCGAGCACCTCGGCACCGCCATCTGCGGCGGCGACGTGGCCGCGGGCTCGGTGCTCAACATCGACGACCTGGTCGAGCGCTACGCGGTGTCCCGCTCGGTCGTCCGCGAGGTCCTGCGGGTCCTCGCCGCGATGGGGCTCATCGAGACCCGACGCCGGGTCGGCGTGCTGATCCGATCGGCGAACGACTGGAACGTGTTCGACCCACAGGTGATCCGCTGGCGGCTCGCCTCGGCCGGGCGGATGGCTCAGCTACGGTCCATCACCGAGCTACGGACCGCCGTCGAGCCGCACGCGGCGTGGCTGGCCGCCGGCCGGGTCGACCACGACGAGGCGAGCGACCTCGTCGGCCTGGCCGCGAAGATGTGGGCCGCCGGGAAGGCCGGCGACGAGGAGCGCTTCCTCCGCCTCGACATCGAGTTCCACCGGCGGGTGCTGCTCGCCTCCGGCAACGAGATGTTCGTGAAGCTCCAGGAGTTGGTGGCGGAGGTGCTGACCGGTCGTCACCACTACCACCTGATGCCGCACCACCCGCACGAGCAGGCCCTTCAACTGCACGCCGACGTGGCCCAGGCAATCCAGCGCCGCGACGGCGACCGCGCCCGGGCCGCCATGGTGCAGATCATGGAGCAGGCGTTCGACGAGATGAAGTCGTTGTGGGAGCGGTCCGGCGAACCCGAACGTCCCTGA
- a CDS encoding sugar ABC transporter substrate-binding protein, with protein MIGTSLAVVAAMGLAACGGGGEDSGASDTVRVTLANHVWTENIKKALPEFEKQSGLKVEVTQLGEDQLSDQYNVKLNAGSSDIDVMMYRPLQEGKLFAKNKYLADLSDRVKSSADWDFADFQAGPVEATSYEGKPVGVPIITEQEVLYYRKDLLAKAGLTAPPKTLDELKTAAAKVQQSTPGVAGFVARTGKSPAVTQFSSFLYSFGGDFVDGGGKASVNSDAAKQAYAYYGGLIKDHGPANVSTDMSWPEAMAIFTQGKAAFYTEANSLYKNATDPTKSKVSDTVGFAPFPAGPAGSKPYNIPSWALGINEGSENQSNAWKFIEWATGKQQTLAQQKSGVPSARTSVWANPEGTSTYPKDLADAIAASTQAGVGHDRPLVVKVAEAREIVGQPIVDAITGKDAAAAADTANAAFQKFLDDEAK; from the coding sequence ATGATCGGTACTTCTCTGGCCGTGGTTGCCGCCATGGGCCTGGCGGCCTGTGGCGGCGGCGGCGAGGACAGTGGCGCCTCCGACACGGTCCGGGTCACCCTGGCCAACCACGTGTGGACGGAGAACATCAAGAAGGCCCTGCCCGAGTTCGAGAAGCAGAGCGGGCTCAAGGTCGAGGTGACCCAGCTCGGTGAGGACCAGCTCTCCGACCAGTACAACGTTAAGCTGAACGCGGGCTCCAGCGACATCGACGTGATGATGTACCGCCCCCTGCAGGAGGGGAAGCTGTTCGCCAAGAACAAGTACCTCGCCGACCTGTCGGACCGGGTGAAGTCCAGCGCGGACTGGGACTTCGCCGACTTCCAGGCCGGCCCGGTGGAGGCGACCTCCTACGAGGGCAAGCCGGTCGGCGTCCCCATCATCACCGAGCAGGAGGTCCTGTACTACCGCAAGGACCTGCTGGCGAAGGCCGGCCTGACCGCGCCGCCGAAGACCCTCGACGAGCTCAAGACCGCGGCCGCCAAGGTGCAGCAGAGCACCCCCGGCGTCGCCGGCTTCGTCGCCCGCACCGGCAAGTCGCCGGCGGTCACCCAGTTCTCCAGCTTCCTCTACAGCTTCGGCGGCGACTTCGTCGACGGCGGCGGCAAGGCCTCCGTCAACAGCGACGCCGCCAAGCAGGCGTACGCCTACTACGGCGGGCTCATCAAGGACCACGGCCCGGCCAACGTCAGCACCGACATGAGCTGGCCCGAGGCGATGGCCATCTTCACCCAGGGCAAGGCCGCGTTCTACACCGAGGCCAACTCGCTCTACAAGAACGCCACGGACCCCACCAAGTCCAAGGTCTCCGACACCGTCGGGTTCGCGCCCTTCCCGGCCGGCCCCGCCGGGTCCAAGCCGTACAACATCCCCTCCTGGGCGCTGGGCATCAACGAGGGCTCCGAGAACCAGAGCAACGCCTGGAAGTTCATCGAGTGGGCGACCGGCAAGCAGCAGACCCTCGCGCAGCAGAAGTCCGGTGTGCCGAGTGCCCGTACCTCCGTCTGGGCCAACCCGGAGGGCACCTCGACCTACCCGAAGGACCTCGCCGACGCCATCGCCGCCAGCACTCAGGCCGGCGTCGGCCACGACCGGCCGCTGGTCGTGAAGGTCGCCGAGGCCCGGGAGATCGTCGGCCAGCCGATCGTTGACGCGATCACCGGCAAGGACGCGGCCGCCGCGGCGGACACCGCCAACGCGGCGTTCCAGAAGTTCCTGGACGACGAGGCCAAGTAA
- a CDS encoding sugar ABC transporter permease: protein MATVTTPTAAPRGATPTPDTPAWARWANDHRKWLFAAPAMAFVAALIIVPLAWTVYLSLTDAEGSVRAESEFVGVRNYLDVLSDTDRFWPAVGRTVAFTGVALLFEVVLGMAIALLLWRPFRGQKWVRVAILMPLVATPVAVGMMWRLIFDPNIGLANQVLGWIGIGPQPWLAGQHSALPTTIFIDIWQWTPMVVLILLAGLTSLSDEPQEAARIDGASSWQRFRHVTLPLLMPTVIVAILLRGIDALKTFDILYATKGRGGGSFHEVETLNVYAYGLSFDYNEYGVSSTVLILFFLIIIGSMWALTYRRKEARR from the coding sequence ATGGCTACCGTCACCACCCCCACCGCGGCGCCCCGCGGCGCCACCCCCACGCCCGACACGCCCGCCTGGGCCCGCTGGGCCAACGACCACCGCAAGTGGCTCTTCGCCGCCCCCGCCATGGCCTTCGTCGCCGCGCTGATCATCGTGCCGCTGGCCTGGACGGTGTACCTCAGCCTCACCGACGCCGAGGGCTCGGTCCGCGCCGAGTCCGAGTTCGTGGGCGTCCGGAACTACCTCGACGTGCTCTCGGACACCGACCGCTTCTGGCCGGCCGTCGGACGGACGGTCGCGTTCACCGGGGTCGCCCTGCTCTTCGAGGTCGTCCTGGGGATGGCGATCGCGCTGCTGCTGTGGCGGCCGTTCCGGGGCCAGAAATGGGTCCGGGTCGCCATCCTCATGCCCCTGGTCGCCACCCCGGTCGCCGTCGGCATGATGTGGCGGCTCATCTTCGACCCGAACATCGGGCTGGCCAACCAGGTCCTCGGCTGGATCGGCATCGGCCCCCAGCCGTGGCTCGCCGGGCAGCACTCGGCACTGCCCACCACGATCTTCATCGACATCTGGCAGTGGACCCCGATGGTCGTGCTGATCCTGCTCGCCGGGCTGACGTCGCTCTCCGACGAGCCGCAGGAGGCGGCGCGGATCGACGGCGCCAGCAGTTGGCAGCGGTTCCGGCACGTCACCCTGCCGCTGCTGATGCCCACCGTGATCGTCGCGATCCTGCTGCGCGGCATCGACGCGCTGAAGACCTTCGACATCCTGTACGCCACCAAGGGCCGCGGCGGCGGGTCGTTCCACGAGGTGGAGACGCTGAACGTGTACGCCTACGGCCTGAGCTTCGACTACAACGAGTACGGCGTCTCCTCGACGGTCCTCATCCTCTTCTTCCTGATCATCATCGGGTCCATGTGGGCCCTCACGTACCGCCGGAAGGAGGCGCGGCGATGA
- a CDS encoding carbohydrate ABC transporter permease, producing the protein MTSRGPYRVFRAVALALVVLALLAPLLWMIAASFKTNVDIYDTSKALLFSPTLDNYVTVLQQANYVQFIGNSLWVAFAATVLSLILGVPAAYSMSRFNMKKSALVVLMARVIPGVSLLVPWYYVFSNVRMVGGFTVLILSHMFVSLPLVVYIMMGFFDGMPLELEEAALVDGLTHIGAFRRITLPLAVPGIATAGILSFIFSWNNFMFALVLSGADTKTLPVAIFDFVGYASIDWGGLMAAATVVTLPIMLIALFVQKYVVSGLTAGATKG; encoded by the coding sequence ATGACCTCCCGTGGCCCGTACCGGGTGTTCCGGGCGGTGGCGCTCGCCCTCGTGGTGCTCGCGCTGCTCGCCCCGCTGCTGTGGATGATCGCGGCGTCGTTCAAGACCAACGTGGACATCTACGACACCAGCAAGGCACTCCTCTTCTCGCCCACGCTGGACAACTACGTCACCGTCCTCCAACAGGCCAACTACGTCCAGTTCATCGGCAACAGCCTCTGGGTGGCGTTCGCGGCCACCGTGCTGTCGCTGATCCTCGGGGTGCCCGCCGCGTACTCGATGAGCCGGTTCAACATGAAGAAGTCGGCGCTCGTCGTGCTCATGGCCCGGGTGATCCCCGGCGTCTCGCTGCTGGTGCCCTGGTACTACGTCTTCTCCAACGTGCGGATGGTCGGCGGGTTCACCGTGCTGATCCTGAGCCACATGTTCGTGTCGCTGCCGCTGGTCGTCTACATCATGATGGGCTTCTTCGACGGCATGCCCCTCGAACTGGAGGAGGCCGCGCTGGTCGACGGCCTCACCCACATCGGCGCGTTCCGCCGGATCACCCTGCCGCTGGCCGTGCCGGGCATCGCCACCGCCGGCATCCTGTCGTTCATCTTCTCCTGGAACAACTTCATGTTCGCCCTCGTGCTCTCCGGCGCCGACACCAAGACCCTGCCGGTGGCGATCTTCGACTTCGTCGGCTACGCGAGCATCGACTGGGGCGGGCTGATGGCGGCGGCCACCGTCGTCACCCTGCCGATCATGCTGATCGCCCTCTTCGTGCAGAAGTACGTCGTCTCCGGGCTCACCGCCGGCGCGACCAAGGGCTGA
- the dgoD gene encoding galactonate dehydratase, which produces MTTIGRIETFLVAPRWLFVRVETDSGIVGWGEATCEGRSETVRTAVEQLGELLDGRDALRIEDHWQVMTKGAFYRGGPILASAVSGLDQALWDIAGKHYGAPVHQLLGGPVRDRIRVYGWVGGDEPNEVRDHIAAQVAAGLTAVKMNASGRMSPVASVAELDGVVQRVAAAREVLGEHRDVAVDFHGRFTLANARRVAPLLEPYRPLFLEEPVVPENSHLIGDFVRSTTTPVSTGERLYSRQEFLPVLQAGIAVAQPDLSHAGGITEVRKIATLAEVYDAQLAPHCPLGPLALAACLQIGFATPNYLIQEQSIGIHYNLGAEVLDYCLDRTPLTFVDGHVERLTAPGLGIDIDERAVRAADQRGHAWRSPTWRHPDGSYAEW; this is translated from the coding sequence ATGACCACGATCGGCCGCATCGAGACCTTCCTCGTCGCCCCCCGCTGGCTCTTCGTCCGCGTCGAGACCGACTCCGGGATCGTCGGCTGGGGCGAGGCCACCTGCGAGGGCCGCTCCGAAACCGTCCGCACCGCCGTCGAGCAGCTCGGCGAGCTGCTCGACGGCCGGGACGCGCTGCGGATCGAGGACCACTGGCAGGTGATGACCAAGGGCGCGTTCTACCGCGGCGGCCCGATCCTGGCCAGCGCGGTGTCCGGACTGGACCAGGCGCTGTGGGACATCGCCGGCAAGCACTACGGCGCGCCGGTCCACCAACTGCTGGGGGGCCCGGTCCGCGACCGGATCCGGGTCTACGGCTGGGTCGGCGGCGACGAGCCGAACGAGGTCCGCGACCACATCGCCGCGCAGGTGGCCGCCGGTCTGACCGCGGTCAAGATGAACGCGTCCGGGCGGATGAGTCCGGTCGCCTCGGTCGCCGAGCTGGACGGGGTGGTGCAGCGGGTCGCCGCCGCCCGCGAGGTGCTCGGCGAGCACCGGGACGTCGCGGTCGACTTCCACGGCCGGTTCACCCTCGCCAACGCCCGCCGGGTCGCGCCGCTGCTCGAACCGTACCGGCCGCTGTTCCTCGAGGAGCCGGTCGTGCCGGAGAACTCCCACCTCATCGGCGACTTCGTCCGGTCCACCACCACACCGGTCTCGACGGGGGAGCGGCTCTACAGCCGCCAGGAGTTCCTGCCCGTCCTCCAGGCCGGCATCGCGGTCGCGCAACCGGACCTCTCGCACGCGGGTGGCATCACCGAGGTGCGCAAGATCGCCACGCTCGCCGAGGTCTATGACGCGCAGCTCGCCCCGCACTGTCCACTCGGCCCGCTGGCCCTCGCCGCCTGCCTCCAGATCGGCTTCGCCACGCCGAACTACCTGATCCAGGAGCAGAGCATCGGCATCCACTACAACCTCGGCGCGGAGGTCCTGGACTACTGCCTGGACCGCACACCGCTGACCTTCGTCGACGGGCACGTCGAGCGCCTCACCGCGCCGGGCCTCGGCATCGACATCGACGAGCGGGCGGTCCGCGCGGCCGACCAGCGCGGCCACGCCTGGCGCAGCCCGACGTGGCGACACCCCGACGGCTCCTACGCCGAGTGGTGA